From Rudanella lutea DSM 19387, a single genomic window includes:
- a CDS encoding DEAD/DEAH box helicase, with translation MSFSALGLSKQLLKNVADQGYQKPYPIQEQVIPAILKGRDIMGLARTGSGKTAGFVLPILQRLQSQPPATGRSVRTLVLVPTRELAVQVAEVFQTFGRDLPRRVKTVAVFGGVSINPQMMALGGTDVVVATPGRLLDLISQNAVGLSAVSTLVLDEADKMLDLGFADEMTDLFRMLPRKRQTLLFSATLGGDVQTLREHLLRDPLWVEVEEQERDLSQIEQVAYRVSDERKGPLLRYLIKKEGMKQVLVFVSSVRTADNLVVKLNKNGIRAAAMHSQKSQGGRTGVLNQFKTGSLQVLVATDLLSRGIDIEALPHVVNFELPRSPKDYVHRIGRTGRADASGQAISLITPDDEHHFRVIQKKMGRWVDFIDSADFDLHGV, from the coding sequence ATGTCATTTTCCGCATTAGGGCTGTCGAAACAGCTGCTTAAAAATGTAGCTGATCAGGGCTATCAGAAGCCGTACCCCATTCAGGAGCAGGTAATTCCGGCTATTCTGAAAGGGCGCGATATTATGGGGCTGGCCCGCACGGGTTCGGGCAAAACGGCGGGCTTTGTGCTCCCGATTTTGCAACGTCTGCAAAGCCAGCCACCCGCCACGGGCCGCTCTGTCCGGACGCTCGTGCTGGTGCCTACCCGCGAGCTTGCTGTGCAGGTGGCCGAGGTATTTCAGACCTTCGGGCGCGATTTGCCCCGGCGCGTCAAAACGGTGGCGGTGTTCGGGGGGGTGTCCATCAACCCGCAAATGATGGCTCTGGGCGGTACCGATGTGGTGGTAGCCACGCCCGGCCGCCTGCTCGACCTCATCAGCCAGAATGCCGTGGGCCTGTCGGCCGTGTCGACGCTGGTGCTCGATGAAGCCGACAAGATGCTTGACCTCGGTTTTGCCGACGAGATGACCGACCTGTTTCGGATGTTGCCCCGCAAACGCCAAACGTTGCTGTTTTCGGCAACGCTCGGGGGCGATGTACAAACCCTGCGCGAACACCTCCTGCGCGACCCACTCTGGGTGGAAGTAGAAGAACAGGAACGCGACCTGAGCCAGATTGAGCAGGTAGCCTACCGGGTGAGCGACGAGCGCAAAGGCCCTTTGCTGCGCTATCTCATCAAAAAAGAGGGCATGAAGCAGGTGCTGGTGTTTGTATCATCGGTCCGGACGGCCGACAACCTGGTGGTTAAGCTGAACAAAAACGGGATTCGGGCGGCCGCTATGCACAGCCAGAAAAGTCAGGGTGGGCGTACCGGCGTGCTTAACCAGTTCAAAACCGGTAGTTTACAGGTGCTGGTGGCTACGGATCTGCTCTCGCGGGGGATTGATATTGAAGCCCTGCCGCATGTGGTCAATTTTGAGTTGCCCCGCTCCCCCAAAGACTATGTGCACCGGATTGGCCGCACCGGCCGGGCCGATGCCAGCGGGCAGGCGATCTCGCTCATCACGCCCGACGACGAGCATCATTTCCGGGTAATTCAGAAGAAAATGGGCCGTTGGGTCGACTTTATCGACTCGGCTGACTTCGACCTGCACGGGGTCTAA
- a CDS encoding co-chaperone GroES, whose amino-acid sequence MINITPDNKLKRLLVVGDRVLIQPKDPSDRTASGLYLPPTVTEKEQVQTGYVIKVGPGYPIPSPVDDEPWKETEEKVKYMPLQAQEGDTAIYLQRNAIDLEYQGQKYVIVPQSSILLLERSEDL is encoded by the coding sequence ATGATTAACATAACCCCCGACAACAAACTGAAGCGTCTGCTCGTAGTAGGCGACCGTGTACTGATTCAGCCCAAAGACCCCAGCGACCGCACCGCCAGCGGACTGTACCTCCCCCCTACTGTCACGGAAAAAGAACAGGTACAAACCGGCTACGTGATCAAAGTGGGGCCAGGCTACCCGATTCCGTCCCCTGTTGACGACGAACCGTGGAAAGAAACCGAAGAAAAAGTAAAATATATGCCCTTACAGGCGCAGGAGGGCGATACGGCCATCTATTTGCAACGCAACGCCATCGACCTGGAGTATCAGGGGCAGAAATACGTGATTGTTCCGCAGTCGTCGATTCTGCTGCTTGAGCGGTCTGAAGATTTGTAG
- a CDS encoding SDR family oxidoreductase: MADHIKTAYITGGSKGIGYGVAEVLIQQGIKVAITSRSQEAADKAAAQLNSIKEGYALGLAADVRDLASQQRAVDTIVQQWGRLDYVIANAGVGHFAPIQELTPEQWHETIDINLTGVFNTAKASLEALKQTEGYFISIASLAGTNFFEKGSAYNASKFGLVGFTQAIMLDLRKEGIKVSTIMPGSVATYFDNHTPTDADAWKIQPEDIGHIVYDLLKMHPRTLPSKVEVRPTLPGGKK; encoded by the coding sequence ATGGCAGACCACATTAAGACCGCCTACATCACCGGCGGCTCAAAAGGAATTGGCTACGGGGTAGCCGAAGTACTCATTCAGCAGGGAATCAAAGTAGCCATCACGAGCCGGTCGCAGGAGGCTGCTGATAAGGCTGCGGCTCAACTTAACTCGATTAAAGAAGGGTATGCCCTTGGTTTGGCGGCCGATGTGCGCGATCTGGCGTCGCAGCAACGGGCCGTTGATACAATTGTGCAGCAGTGGGGGCGGCTCGATTACGTGATTGCCAATGCGGGCGTGGGTCATTTTGCGCCTATTCAGGAGCTGACGCCGGAGCAGTGGCACGAAACCATCGACATTAACCTGACGGGCGTTTTCAACACGGCCAAAGCCTCGCTCGAAGCCCTCAAGCAAACCGAAGGGTATTTTATTTCGATTGCCAGCCTGGCGGGCACCAACTTTTTCGAGAAAGGGTCGGCTTACAACGCCAGCAAGTTTGGGCTTGTGGGCTTCACGCAGGCTATCATGCTCGACCTGCGCAAAGAAGGCATCAAAGTGTCGACGATCATGCCCGGCTCGGTGGCTACGTATTTCGACAATCATACGCCCACCGATGCCGATGCCTGGAAAATTCAGCCCGAAGACATTGGTCATATTGTGTACGACCTCTTGAAAATGCACCCGCGTACTCTGCCCAGCAAAGTAGAGGTGCGGCCAACCTTACCCGGTGGTAAAAAATAA
- the yidD gene encoding membrane protein insertion efficiency factor YidD codes for MKSVVIAFVRLYQGAISPFLPNACRYTPTCSQYMIEAVQKHGALRGGWMGLKRIGRCHPWGGHGYDPVP; via the coding sequence ATGAAATCTGTTGTTATTGCTTTCGTCCGACTGTATCAGGGGGCCATCTCGCCTTTCCTGCCCAATGCCTGCCGATACACGCCTACCTGTTCGCAGTACATGATTGAGGCCGTTCAGAAACACGGTGCCCTGCGCGGGGGGTGGATGGGCCTCAAGCGCATCGGGCGGTGCCACCCCTGGGGCGGACATGGCTACGACCCTGTTCCGTGA
- a CDS encoding type II toxin-antitoxin system VapC family toxin: MVKAKLILCDSNVLFDYFRGVPIMLQELDELGFDRLCISVIPEAEMYIGMKRSEMRKTTETINRFNIIGLDSEISRHLSNLTWEHYLKRPGIADMIIAATALTYPVELFTFNKKDFDFVEGIKFYRPKYKHSYGSDVD, translated from the coding sequence ATGGTCAAAGCGAAGCTAATTCTGTGTGACTCTAACGTTCTGTTCGACTACTTCCGGGGTGTCCCAATAATGCTACAGGAACTAGATGAGTTGGGATTTGATCGCCTTTGCATTAGTGTTATTCCAGAAGCCGAAATGTATATAGGTATGAAGCGCAGCGAGATGCGTAAAACAACCGAAACAATCAACCGATTTAATATCATTGGTCTGGATTCGGAAATTTCGCGACACCTATCAAACCTTACCTGGGAACACTACCTAAAACGCCCTGGCATTGCTGATATGATTATTGCCGCCACGGCCCTGACTTATCCAGTGGAATTATTCACCTTCAACAAAAAAGATTTTGATTTTGTAGAGGGTATCAAGTTTTATCGGCCTAAATACAAGCATTCGTACGGTTCCGATGTCGACTGA
- a CDS encoding nuclear transport factor 2 family protein: MISGIRSWGYQAGETSLARTLLRGLLVFLSLLPLPGLAQTKVEEQIRQLTKQRFDAQVRRDTVFLEKVLATDLVYHHPDGVSESKRDFIHSVALPRIRYTAIEVEDATVRVYRTTAVVTGKARLILLQKDQPTPVYVLYTDVYVKGRWLWQLVSSSLTPVPTTP, encoded by the coding sequence ATGATTTCAGGGATACGGTCCTGGGGATACCAAGCGGGCGAAACCTCTCTCGCTCGTACTCTATTGCGCGGCCTGCTTGTTTTCCTGTCTCTGTTGCCACTGCCGGGTTTAGCCCAGACAAAAGTGGAAGAGCAGATTCGGCAATTAACTAAGCAACGTTTCGACGCGCAGGTCCGGCGCGACACCGTTTTTCTGGAAAAGGTGCTCGCCACCGATTTGGTGTATCATCACCCCGACGGTGTTTCGGAGTCGAAACGTGATTTTATCCACAGCGTCGCGCTGCCACGCATTCGGTACACCGCTATCGAGGTCGAAGATGCCACCGTGCGCGTGTACCGCACCACAGCCGTGGTAACAGGCAAGGCTCGCCTGATTCTGCTCCAAAAAGACCAACCAACGCCGGTTTATGTGCTTTACACCGACGTGTACGTAAAAGGCCGCTGGCTCTGGCAGTTGGTGAGTTCATCGCTCACCCCCGTACCGACAACGCCCTGA
- a CDS encoding DEAD/DEAH box helicase, whose amino-acid sequence MTFDELNLNKPLLNALANLGYSHPTTIQQKVLPVAMSGRDVCGIAQTGTGKTVAYLLPCLRQHQFSPTKTPQIIILVPTRELVVQVVETITALTAYMNVLTVGVYGGVNLKPQAAQVQAGADVVVATPGRLVDLLASGVLKTKALKRLVIDEFDEMLNLGFRAQLTAILDLLPPKRQNLLFSATLTPEVEALMDTFFNDPVRVEAAPVGTPLDTIEQQGYAVPNFYTKVNLLRLLLNRHADMSKVLVFAATKELADELYDELAPSLPEQVGLIHGNKAQTHRFEAVERFKDGRYRLLIATDIVARGIDVAEVSHVVNFDLPDEPENYIHRIGRTGRADRRGTALSFIRPADEPLQTAIEAFMKQPIPMQPLPDDLVVVDELAEHEQPNIRMKTLEPKVARIRESESAFQEKIDKNKKVNVRRDYEAEKRKKYGRPIKRSGKK is encoded by the coding sequence ATGACGTTCGACGAACTGAATCTGAACAAACCCCTGCTCAACGCCCTGGCCAACCTCGGTTATTCGCACCCGACAACGATTCAGCAGAAGGTGCTGCCCGTGGCTATGTCGGGCCGCGATGTGTGCGGCATTGCTCAGACCGGTACCGGCAAAACGGTGGCGTATCTGCTGCCTTGCCTGCGTCAGCATCAGTTTTCGCCGACCAAAACGCCCCAGATTATTATTCTGGTGCCCACGCGTGAACTGGTGGTGCAGGTGGTCGAAACCATCACGGCCCTGACGGCTTACATGAACGTGCTCACGGTGGGCGTGTACGGCGGGGTGAACCTCAAACCACAGGCTGCTCAGGTGCAGGCTGGGGCCGATGTGGTGGTGGCTACCCCCGGCCGCCTGGTCGATTTGCTGGCGAGTGGAGTGCTCAAAACCAAGGCCCTCAAGCGGTTGGTGATCGATGAATTCGATGAGATGCTCAATCTGGGTTTTCGGGCGCAGCTGACGGCTATTCTGGACCTGTTGCCCCCAAAACGGCAAAACCTACTGTTCTCGGCCACGCTCACGCCTGAGGTCGAAGCCCTGATGGATACGTTTTTCAACGACCCCGTGCGCGTAGAGGCCGCGCCGGTGGGTACCCCGCTCGACACCATCGAGCAACAGGGGTATGCCGTCCCGAATTTTTACACTAAAGTGAATCTGCTCCGGTTGCTGCTCAATCGCCATGCCGACATGAGCAAGGTGCTGGTGTTTGCCGCGACCAAAGAGCTGGCCGATGAGCTGTACGACGAACTGGCCCCCTCACTACCTGAGCAGGTAGGCCTTATTCACGGCAACAAGGCCCAAACGCACCGGTTCGAAGCTGTGGAGCGGTTCAAAGATGGCCGGTATCGCTTGCTGATTGCCACCGACATAGTGGCGCGGGGTATCGACGTGGCCGAGGTGTCGCACGTGGTCAACTTCGATTTGCCCGACGAACCCGAAAACTATATTCACCGGATTGGCCGCACCGGCCGCGCCGACCGCCGGGGGACAGCCCTGTCGTTTATCCGGCCCGCCGATGAACCTCTACAAACGGCCATCGAAGCGTTTATGAAGCAGCCCATCCCGATGCAGCCCCTGCCCGACGACCTTGTGGTGGTGGACGAACTGGCCGAGCATGAGCAGCCCAACATCCGCATGAAAACGCTGGAGCCCAAAGTGGCCCGCATTCGGGAGTCGGAGTCGGCGTTTCAGGAAAAGATCGACAAAAACAAGAAAGTAAACGTCCGGCGGGACTATGAGGCTGAGAAACGGAAAAAGTACGGCCGGCCTATCAAACGCAGTGGTAAAAAGTAA
- a CDS encoding DUF4174 domain-containing protein: MESIGNLHKSLKATLDEKKNNRRVLLLYGRDDAQHYIIDQQEQLHAADAQLSQHDLDVVVLIASTTVEPDRWYLMHTEGFNLIPSEDFIGWLIDKDGSVKHRFTQPLSPDELLKHV; this comes from the coding sequence ATGGAAAGTATTGGCAACTTACACAAGTCGCTCAAAGCGACACTTGACGAAAAGAAAAACAACCGGCGCGTGTTGCTCCTCTACGGCCGCGACGACGCCCAGCATTATATCATCGACCAGCAGGAACAACTCCACGCGGCCGATGCCCAATTGAGCCAACACGATCTGGATGTGGTGGTGCTCATTGCCTCTACCACCGTCGAGCCCGACCGCTGGTACCTGATGCATACCGAAGGCTTCAATCTGATTCCGTCCGAAGATTTCATCGGCTGGCTCATCGACAAAGATGGCTCCGTAAAGCACCGGTTTACCCAGCCTCTTTCGCCCGATGAATTGCTGAAACACGTTTAA
- the lgt gene encoding prolipoprotein diacylglyceryl transferase — MHKYIVWDVDPEIFSIGPLSIRWYGLLFALGFLIGMQIMTYIYKKEGKPEEDTDTLLIYMVISTVLGARLGHFIFYEPEAFMQNPFQVFMPPFAGLASHGATIGILLALWLYSRREGSRKTGQTFLWVTDRIVITVALGGAFIRLGNLMNSEIIGRQTDLPWGFIFMNADYRGLTEPFKVPRHPAQLYESLSCFVLFFFLLWFWNRHKEKTPRGSMLGIFLIWVFTLRFLYEYVKENQVAFEDTLFLNMGQILSIPAVLLGIYFLVRSFQNRSMSAG; from the coding sequence ATGCACAAATACATTGTCTGGGATGTTGATCCCGAAATTTTTTCAATTGGTCCCCTCTCCATTCGCTGGTATGGTTTGCTGTTCGCACTGGGTTTCCTCATCGGGATGCAGATCATGACCTACATCTACAAAAAAGAAGGCAAACCCGAAGAAGACACCGATACCCTGCTCATTTACATGGTGATCTCGACCGTGCTGGGCGCGCGGCTGGGGCATTTTATCTTCTACGAGCCCGAAGCCTTCATGCAGAACCCGTTTCAGGTCTTCATGCCGCCCTTTGCCGGTTTGGCCAGCCACGGGGCTACTATTGGTATTCTGCTGGCGCTCTGGCTGTATTCGCGCCGGGAGGGGAGCCGCAAAACGGGGCAAACATTCCTGTGGGTTACCGATCGGATTGTGATTACGGTGGCCCTCGGCGGAGCGTTTATCCGGTTGGGTAACCTGATGAACTCCGAAATTATTGGCCGCCAAACTGACCTGCCCTGGGGTTTTATTTTCATGAATGCCGATTACCGGGGCCTCACCGAGCCGTTTAAGGTGCCCCGCCATCCGGCTCAGTTGTACGAGTCGTTGTCGTGTTTTGTCCTGTTTTTCTTCCTGTTGTGGTTCTGGAACCGGCACAAAGAGAAAACCCCACGCGGCAGTATGCTCGGTATTTTCCTGATTTGGGTGTTTACCCTCCGGTTCCTGTACGAGTACGTGAAAGAAAATCAGGTAGCTTTTGAAGACACCCTGTTCCTCAACATGGGGCAAATTCTGAGTATTCCGGCCGTGTTGCTGGGGATTTACTTCCTGGTACGGAGTTTCCAGAACCGGTCCATGAGCGCTGGATGA
- a CDS encoding murein L,D-transpeptidase catalytic domain family protein produces MKRIALLTLLCCSTVVLGRQPMTPRTASWSKLYDQLRLSKVGLSRVAFEYAMVGLLNMETRPTVISIADMSQPSTNKRLYVIDLAKQKLLFNTYVAHGRNSGDRLPRQFSNEISSNQSSLGFYKTMGSYHGKHGLSLKLKGLEPGINNNAFERTIVFHGADYVSEDTIRHTGRLGWSQGCPAVPNHMSTPIIKVIEGGSCLFIFSPDPRYLRQSSFLRG; encoded by the coding sequence ATGAAACGAATTGCTTTACTAACCCTTCTTTGCTGCAGTACCGTCGTTTTAGGACGTCAGCCCATGACTCCGCGCACGGCTTCGTGGTCGAAATTATACGATCAGCTTCGATTGTCGAAAGTAGGCTTATCCCGGGTCGCGTTTGAGTATGCGATGGTCGGTTTACTCAACATGGAGACCCGTCCTACGGTCATTTCCATTGCCGACATGAGTCAGCCCTCGACCAACAAACGGCTGTACGTGATTGACTTAGCCAAGCAAAAATTACTATTCAATACGTACGTAGCCCACGGGCGCAACTCCGGCGACCGGCTGCCCCGTCAGTTTTCCAACGAAATTTCGTCGAACCAGTCGAGCCTTGGCTTTTACAAAACCATGGGCTCCTATCATGGCAAACATGGCCTGTCGCTCAAACTAAAGGGGCTGGAGCCGGGCATCAACAACAATGCATTTGAACGAACAATTGTGTTTCACGGAGCCGACTACGTAAGCGAAGACACGATTCGGCATACGGGCCGACTCGGCTGGAGTCAGGGATGCCCCGCCGTACCCAACCACATGAGTACGCCCATCATCAAAGTGATAGAGGGTGGTTCGTGCCTGTTCATTTTCTCCCCCGACCCTCGCTACCTGCGGCAGTCGAGTTTTTTGAGGGGGTAG
- a CDS encoding alpha/beta hydrolase, with the protein MLPTRFMGALPVALIVLVLLIVTAATGWARPSKRTRDIPYLAPNTAGFDPERHLLDVYQPRRKPATPRPVVVFIHGGSWNSGSKNMYWFIGRRLAKQGFVAVIINYRLAPAVEVPAMADDCARAVGWVASQIGAYGGDPSRIYVMGHSAGGGLAALLASGPTVFTRNGLPAGLVKGAVLNDPAGINMYDYLQKMEYPDDRKFLIPFGKEPAGWQAVSPQYQVQVGASPMLLYTGGRTYPSIIKGTEEFHQTLQKLGVQSQYRVIPRKKHVPMVTGLFWKNNIMYRDLRALAKP; encoded by the coding sequence ATGTTACCGACTCGTTTCATGGGCGCTTTGCCCGTTGCACTGATCGTTCTCGTTCTTCTGATCGTAACTGCCGCAACCGGCTGGGCCCGGCCGAGCAAACGCACCCGCGATATTCCGTATCTGGCTCCCAACACCGCCGGTTTCGACCCGGAGCGGCATCTGCTTGATGTGTATCAACCCCGCCGGAAGCCGGCTACTCCGCGCCCGGTGGTGGTGTTTATTCACGGTGGAAGCTGGAATAGCGGTAGCAAAAATATGTACTGGTTTATTGGCCGACGGCTGGCAAAGCAGGGATTCGTGGCCGTGATTATCAACTATCGGCTGGCCCCGGCGGTGGAGGTACCCGCTATGGCTGATGATTGTGCGCGCGCTGTGGGCTGGGTGGCCAGTCAGATTGGTGCGTACGGGGGCGACCCGTCGCGGATTTATGTGATGGGCCACTCGGCCGGTGGTGGCCTGGCTGCGTTGCTGGCTTCCGGACCAACGGTATTTACGCGCAACGGTCTGCCTGCCGGGCTGGTGAAAGGGGCTGTTCTGAACGATCCGGCCGGGATCAATATGTACGACTACCTGCAAAAGATGGAATACCCCGACGACCGGAAATTTCTCATTCCGTTTGGGAAAGAACCGGCGGGCTGGCAGGCAGTTTCGCCCCAGTATCAGGTACAGGTCGGGGCCTCGCCCATGCTCTTGTACACCGGTGGGCGTACCTACCCGAGTATCATCAAAGGTACTGAGGAGTTTCACCAAACCCTCCAGAAACTGGGCGTGCAGAGCCAGTATCGGGTGATTCCCCGTAAAAAACACGTGCCCATGGTGACCGGCCTTTTCTGGAAAAACAACATCATGTATCGCGATCTGCGCGCCCTGGCCAAGCCTTAA
- a CDS encoding (2Fe-2S)-binding protein translates to MATIALTINGKKHSLNVDPQMPLLWAIRDVVGLKGTKFGCGMAQCGSCTVHLNGAPIRSCVTPVSAVANKKITTIEGIGTETNLHPVQQAWIDEQVPQCGYCQSGQIMTAVALLNSKPKPTDADIDAAMQGNLCRCGTYARIRKAIHRAAESDKPTATTGK, encoded by the coding sequence ATGGCTACTATCGCGCTTACGATCAACGGCAAAAAGCATTCGCTCAACGTCGACCCCCAAATGCCCCTGCTTTGGGCGATTCGCGACGTAGTGGGCCTCAAAGGTACTAAGTTTGGCTGCGGTATGGCCCAGTGCGGCTCCTGTACGGTTCACCTCAACGGCGCACCGATTCGGTCGTGCGTAACGCCCGTGTCGGCGGTGGCCAACAAGAAAATTACCACCATCGAGGGCATCGGCACCGAAACCAACCTCCACCCGGTTCAGCAAGCCTGGATCGACGAGCAGGTGCCTCAGTGCGGCTACTGCCAGTCGGGCCAGATTATGACCGCTGTGGCTCTGCTCAACAGCAAACCCAAACCAACCGATGCCGACATCGACGCGGCCATGCAGGGTAACCTATGTCGCTGCGGCACCTATGCCCGGATTCGGAAAGCCATTCACCGAGCTGCCGAGTCGGACAAACCGACAGCCACTACGGGCAAATAA
- a CDS encoding sialate O-acetylesterase translates to MRPLLLVLVSLLYGLPLSAAVRLPKFFADHMVLQRRKPVPVWGWADAGERLTVRFNGQSKSVKAGKDGRWRVDLDPMEAGGPFALTVQAKSGTTTLADVLVGEVWICSGQSNMEMKVSGSANATEEIAQANHPRIRHFAVRRATALAPQTDVEGTWQVCSPATVGGFTAVGYQFAVALMQRLNVPIGLMHTSWGGTHSETWTSREALESDPELQKAAARIPAPNDTIRSIQNKPNLYGTLLYNAMLHPLIPMAMQGVIWYQGESNAGRAYQYRTAFPLMIEDWRRQWNRQLPSAGAFPFLFVQLASFSAKNGDSQTGSTWAELREAQAMTLRLPNTGMAVASDVGESKDIHPKDKKTVGLRLAAEALRVAYPTEGGGSDASRGPMFEQLSVSGREAVVKFRYVGMGLVARDKYGYLTGFEVAGADGKFHYAQARITGDSVVVVSPEVAAPVAVRYGWADDNKDVNLYNREGFPAVPFRTDTWKGITEQARF, encoded by the coding sequence ATGCGCCCCCTTCTGCTGGTTCTCGTTTCTCTTCTGTACGGTCTACCCCTGTCTGCGGCCGTTCGTTTACCCAAATTCTTTGCCGATCACATGGTGTTGCAGCGCCGGAAACCGGTTCCGGTCTGGGGCTGGGCCGATGCCGGTGAGCGGCTGACTGTCCGTTTCAATGGGCAATCCAAATCGGTAAAAGCAGGCAAAGATGGCCGCTGGCGTGTAGACCTCGACCCAATGGAGGCCGGAGGGCCTTTTGCCCTGACCGTACAGGCTAAGTCGGGGACAACCACCCTCGCCGACGTGCTGGTGGGCGAGGTCTGGATCTGCTCGGGGCAGTCGAATATGGAAATGAAAGTGAGTGGCTCGGCCAACGCGACCGAAGAAATCGCGCAGGCGAATCATCCGCGTATTCGTCATTTTGCCGTGCGTCGGGCTACGGCATTAGCCCCGCAAACGGATGTGGAAGGTACGTGGCAGGTGTGCAGCCCGGCTACGGTGGGTGGGTTTACGGCTGTGGGATACCAGTTTGCCGTTGCCCTCATGCAGCGGCTGAACGTGCCGATTGGCCTGATGCACACCTCGTGGGGTGGTACCCATTCGGAAACCTGGACAAGCCGCGAAGCCCTTGAATCGGACCCTGAACTGCAAAAAGCTGCGGCCCGGATTCCGGCCCCGAACGACACTATCCGGTCTATTCAGAACAAGCCGAACCTGTACGGCACGCTGTTGTACAATGCCATGCTGCACCCGCTCATTCCGATGGCTATGCAGGGGGTAATCTGGTACCAGGGTGAATCGAACGCGGGCCGGGCGTATCAGTACCGGACGGCCTTTCCGCTCATGATCGAAGACTGGCGCCGGCAGTGGAACCGCCAATTGCCGAGTGCGGGTGCGTTTCCGTTTCTGTTTGTACAACTGGCCAGTTTCAGTGCTAAAAACGGCGATAGCCAGACGGGTAGCACCTGGGCCGAACTCCGCGAAGCCCAGGCCATGACGCTTCGGCTCCCCAACACGGGTATGGCTGTGGCGTCCGACGTAGGCGAGTCGAAAGATATTCACCCCAAAGACAAGAAAACCGTTGGGTTGCGCCTGGCCGCTGAGGCTCTGCGCGTAGCGTACCCGACTGAGGGGGGCGGCTCCGACGCGTCGCGCGGGCCTATGTTTGAGCAGTTGAGTGTATCGGGCCGGGAGGCTGTAGTGAAGTTCCGGTACGTAGGTATGGGGTTGGTGGCCCGCGATAAATACGGCTACCTGACCGGTTTTGAGGTGGCTGGGGCTGACGGTAAATTCCATTACGCACAGGCTCGCATTACGGGCGATAGCGTGGTGGTTGTATCGCCCGAAGTAGCCGCGCCCGTAGCCGTGCGGTACGGGTGGGCCGACGATAACAAAGACGTGAATTTGTATAATCGGGAGGGCTTCCCGGCGGTGCCGTTCCGTACTGATACCTGGAAAGGCATTACGGAGCAGGCTCGTTTCTAA